The genomic segment AGCTATCGCTGACGATGAATGCCTGAGTTTCTGGGTCGACGCGGCCATGAGCTACAACAAGGCCGTCACCCGCGCCAACCAGAACTAAAAAACCCGGTCACAGCATCTCTACTGTGACCGGGTTTTTATCTGTGGAGCTAACGGGACTCGAACCCGTGACCCCCACACTGCCAGTGTGGTGCGCTACCAGCTGCGCCATAGCCCCTTGGTGGACTCCTCAAATGTACACGCTGCACTCATGTTGCCACAAATCAGCAGGCAAAAGACATAATACGCCATGTCGAGGAGTCGCTACAGAACTCAGTGTTAGCTTCCTGTTACTTGAGCAACCCAGGCGTCGCTGACTTGCTGGCTGCTGTCCACAACAGAGACATCTTGGCCGTCCTTGTTAATCACGCGGGGCGAGGAAACGCCACGGCCGAGCCCTTCCAGCTTGGAGGTGTTGGTGTCCTTCATCTTCAGGAAAGCATCTTTTTCTTTCTCATCCTTGATGGCTTTGGTGACATCCTCGGAGGCACCAAGTGTTTCAGCGGCTTTGGCGAACTGCTCGTTGTCCCACTTGTTGTACACGTCTTTCTGGTTGTTCATCAGCATGGCGCGGAAGTTCCAGTAGAGGTTTGCATCGCCGCTCTTGGCTACGGCGAGCGCCGCAGTGCCCGCGCGAGTGGAATGGCCTTTGTCGGTGTCTTGGCCGCGGTCCAGGAAGTTGAGGGTGCGGACGTTCACCACGAGCTTGCCTTGATCGATCGCGTCTTTCATGGCATCGTCGCTGGCGATGGCCAGTTCAGAGCAGTGGGGGCAAGAGAAGTCTTCGTAGAGGTCTACTGTGGGCGTCTCAGCGGTTGCGGAGGCGCTTTTCAGCGTCACAGCGTCATCGGCAAAGGTTTCAGTGAAGGAGACGTTTTGCTTCTCCCACTGTGCTGCGATGTCGTTAGAACCACCCCCACCGCCGTGTGACTTTTGGCCGTTGATCACAATGTAGCCCACCACAACGGCAGCAATGACGATCACGGCGAGCAGCGCCCAGAGGAACCCGTTGCTGCTTTCGTTGGGGGACTTGATTTTGGAACTCATGAATTTAATCCTCGTGAAACAACTAGAGAAGGAAAGCGCAGGGCGCTCACAAACTCTTACGAACTTAACTCCGTAAGAGTTTATGCGCCATGCGCCTTAAATGCACTGTCAGTGATTGTTCGCGGCTACTACATAGCTGCTATGTATAGCTACACGTAAAGGGCCCATTTCTTGAAAGGCCACTTCACTACCCACACCGCTCCCGCAGCAAATACCAGGTCGCGGAGTATTTCTGACAAGTATGTCCATGCTGTGACGTTGGCGTTGTAGCCACCTCCGCCGAAGCATCCGCAATCGATGGTCAACCCCCGTGCCCACGCGGAGATGATGCCTGCGATGAACACAGCGAAGATGACACCAGATACCGCAGCTGTGGCCCGGAGGAAAATGCCCGCGAGCAGCATGACCCCGAGCGCGATTTCGATGACAGGCAGTGCGGTGCCGATGAGGTCTGAGACGTCTCTGCTGAATAGCTCGTACGCGGCCACGGATTGTTTGGTGGTCACGGGGTCGGCCAGTTTCTGCCAACCGCTGACAAGCCAGACGACAGCGAGTCCGAATCGGGCGATGAACCCGATGGCGGTGGTGACCATCGCCGTCTTGTTATTCTTACCCGACTCAGCGTGCGCGGAATCGGCACCGCCCGCGTCGGCGTTGTTGGGAGTTAACGTCGTAGACACAGCACCCAACTTTAGTGGGTTTGGTCGGAAATGACTACCACGCAGCACGCCACCCAAACGTCACAGACACATTACCCACCGAGCACGTCGTCTACGAGCTCGGCGGCCTCAGACTGCACTTTCGCCAGGTGTTCCTCACCGAGGAAGGACTCAGCGTAGATCTTGTATTTGTCCTCGGTACCGGACGGCCGCGCAGCAAACCACGCGTTTTCGGTGCAGACTTTGAGTCCGCCGATGGGTGCGCCGTTTCCTGGAGCGTGGGTGAGCTTCGCGGTGATCTCTTCCCCGGCCAACGTGGTTGCCGTAACCTGTTCGGGTGACAAGGCTTTCAACACGGCCTTTTGCTCGCGCGTGGCGTTGGCATCGGTGCGGGCATAGACGGGCGCACCGTATTGTTCCGCAAGCTCGGCGTAACGCTGCGATGGGGTTTTTCCGGTCACTGCGGTGATTTCAGAGGCCAGCAGGTCAAGGATGATGCCGTCTTTGTCGGTGGACCACACTGTCCCGTCGTGCCGGAGGAAGGAGGCACCGGCGGATTCCTCGCCACCGAAGCCGATGGTGCCGTCGATAAGCCCTGGCACAAACCACTTGAAGCCAACAGGAACTTCCTCAAGGCGACGTCCCAGTGCGCCCACCACGCGGTCGATCATGGAGGAAGAAACCAAGGTTTTACCCACAGCAGTCTCGGGCGACCAGCCGGGGCGATTGCCAAACAAATACTCAATGGCCACAGCCAGGTAGTGGTTGGGGTTCATCAGGCCAAAGTCGGGGGTGACAATGCCATGGCGGTCGGCATCGGCGTCGTTACCAGTTGCGATGTCGAACTTGGAGCGGTTGTGCACCAGGGACGCCATGGAGTTGGGCGAGGAGCAGTCCATGCGGATCTTGCCATCGGTGTCTAATGTCATGAAACGCCAGGTTGCGTCCACCTTGGGGTTGACCACAGTGAGGTTGAGTCGGTGGGCGTCGGCAATCGCACCCCAGTAATCTACGGATGCGCCGCCCATAGGGTCGGCACCGATGCTCAGTCCAGAGCTGCGGATTGCCTCAATGTTCACCACATTGGGCAGGTCGGCAATGTAGGTGTCCAGGTAGTTGTAAGGGGTGCAGCGGGAATCCAGTACGCCGGAAACGGGTACGCGTTTCACCCCGGTCAATCCTGCGCGCAGCAGTTCGTTGGCGCGGTTCGCAATCCAATCGGTGGCATCGGTGTCGGCCGGGCCGCCGTTGGGTGGATTGTATTTAAAGCCGCCGTCGCGGGGTGGGTTATGGGAAGGAGTGATGACAATGCCGTCGGCACGTTTCGGGTCGGTGCCGGTGACACCACCAGGGAGTTTGGCGTTATGAGCAAGGATGGCGTGCGACACTGCCGGGGTTGGGGTGTAGCGCCCGCGGTCGTCGACAAGCACAGCAACATCGTTAGCCAGCAGCACCTCAAGCGCAGATACCATCGCGGGTTCGGAAAGCGCATGGGTGTCGCGGCCGATGAAGATGGGGCCGTTGATGCCTTGCTGCGTGCGGTAATCCACAATCGCTTGGGTGGTGGCGTGAATGTGGTTTTCATTGAACGCGGAATCAAGGGAGGAACCGCGGTGCCCGGATGTTCCAAAAGCGACCTGCTGGTCGGGGTTTTCTACATCGGGAATGCGTGTGTAATAGGCGGTGACCACCTCGGCGATGTCGATGAGGTCCCGATCTTCCGCCACAAGACCTGCACGTTCATGTGCCATAATTGTCTCCTTAACAAAACTCGAACTATAAATGACGCTAGTTAACGTCTATCTTGCTCTGATTTTCGCCTGCCCGCACGATACGTGACGCATCTCCCTCCCCAACAGCACGTTTTCCACTACATTCCAAAGAATGGGCATCATTCCACCTAGCATTCGCGACATCCTTACCGTTGGCATCGGTGCCGCGCTCGGGGCGGTCACACGCTTCCTGATCACGAGCACCATACCGGTGGGCGGCCTCTGGTCGCTCTTAGCCATCAACATCGCAGGCTGCTTCCTCATGGGACTCATCCGTCCAGGGTTGTTCTGGGGCACAGGTTTCCTCGGTGGGTTCACCAGCTTCAGCACCTACATGCTGTTCGCCCATCACCTGTTTATCGACGCCCCTCCCCTCCAGGCCGCAACCTACCTTCTTGTCACCAGTGCTTCCTGCATTGGCGCCTGGATACTTGGCGATTGGATCCATTCTTTGAGACCAGAGGCTGCGGCATGACGACCATCCTTCAAATAGCTTTTGGAGGATTCCTCGGAGGCAGCCTCCGCTACCTCCTCTGTCGGCTCCCCCACGGACTTCTCCTCGCCAACACCATCGCCTGTTTCCTCCTCGGGCTATCCCAGCACAGTCCCTTCCTTGCCGTCGGCATCGCCGGAGCCCTTTCCACGTGGTCAAGCCTTGCCGCACATCTCGGACCGCTCCTTCGCACCTCCCGAGCACGGTTTGTCCGAAGTATCTGCGCCACCACGCTGTGCGGATATGCCGCGATTCTTATCGGCTTATCCGTATAGTTCAGGTCATGGATCTTAAAGACTTCCAATATTCAGAATCAATACTTATCGACGCCCCCGCACACCACGTCTACGATCTTGTCACCGATGTCACCCGCACCGGCGAATGGAGCCCCATCGTAGAAACCTGCTGGTGGAAAGAACCTTCCGACCACGCCGAAGTTGGGGCGTGGTTCATTGGACGCAACGTCACTCCCGAACGCACATGGGAAACCGAATCCCTCGTCACCGAAGCCCAGCGACCCATCGCATTCCAATGGGCCGTCAACGGTGGCGTTGTCCGCTGGGGATACACCATCGCCCCCACCGATACCGGGTGTGAGCTCACCGAAACCTGGGAGTTGACCCAGCAAGGACTCGACTTTTTCCGCGAAAAATACGGCGACGACGCTGAAAATCAACTCGCCGACCGCCGAGCAGCGGCACTAGCAGGTATTCCCGCTACTTTGGTTCGTATCAAAGAAATTGCCGAAACCGCCGCGTAACAACAAAAAAGGGGTGGGTGGGGTGCCGGTGCCACACAGGCACACACAACACCCCACCCACCATCATTTGGAGTTATTAATGCTGGCAGTAACCTACTCTCCCACACCCTCCCAGGTGCAGTACCATCAGCGCCCACAGACTTAGCAACCGGGTTCGAAAAGGACAACCGGGCGTGACCCTGCGACTATCACCACCAACACACCCAACACAACTGGTGTTGTGCCAGACACTGCACAGCAAACACGAAACCACACACCACCAACAGCAGCACACACAAACCCACACAAGGCCCATGCTTTCCTGTTCACTATATTTTCTTCATGCCATGTAACACGCATGCGTTTTCCACAATCCTGTGGCACACCACCACCTACTATCTATGGGGTATGTTTGTGTCGGTCATATTAGTATCGGTCATCTCACAACACCTTACGATGCTTCCAACTCCGACCTATCAACCCCCTCATCTACAGGGAACCTCAACAGAAACCTCATCTCACAACAGGCTTCCCGCTTAGATGCTTTCAGCGGTTATCCCTCCCGCACATAGCCAACCAGCCATGCCACCGGCGTGACAACTGGCACACTAGAGGTACGTCCATCCCGGTCCTCTCGTACTAGGGACAGCCTTGTTCAAGTTTCCACGCGCGCGGCGGATAGAGACCGAACTGTCTCACGACGTTCTAAACCCAGCTCGCGTGCCGCTTTAATGGGCGAACAGCCCAACCCTTGGGACCTACTCCAGCCCCAGGATGCGACGAGCCGACATCGAGGTGCCAAACCATCCCGTCGATATGAACTCTTGGGGAAGATCAGCCTGTTATCCCCGGGGTACCTTTTATCCGTTGAGCGACACCACACCCACACGTTGATGCCGGATCACTAGTCCCTGCTTTCGCACCTGCTCCACCCGTCAGTGTCACAGTCAAGCTCCCTTACTGCACTTACACTCTAAAACCTGATTACCAACCAAGCCGAGGGAACCTTTGGGCGCCTCCGTTACCATTTAGGAGGCAACCGCCCCAGTTAAACTACCCACCAGGCACTGTCCCAAAACCCGATCAGGGCCCACAGTTAGATGCACACAACAACCAGAGTGGTATTTCACCAATCGACTCCACACCCACTAGCGTGAATGCTTCCACGTCTCCCACCTATCCTACACAAGCTGCAGCACACACCAATACCAAGCTATAGTAAAGGTCCCGGGGTCTTTTCGTCCTGCCGCGCGAAACGAGCATCTTTACTCGTACTGCAATTTCACCGGGCCTATGGTTGAGACAGCAGGGAAGTCGTTACGCCATTCGTGCAGGTCGGAACTTACCCGACAAGGAATTTCGCTACCTTAGGATGGTTATAGTTACCACCGCCGTTTACTGGGGCTTCAATTACCCGCCTCACACACCACGTGGTGTGCTCACGAGTCCTCTTAACCTTCCAGCACCGGGCAGGCGTCAGTCCGTATACCTCGACTTGCAACGTCTTCGCACGGACCTGTGTTTTTAATAAACAGTCGCTTCCCTCACTTCTCTGCGGCCACACACAACGCACACCGCACAAGGGTGATTGCCGCACATGGCCCCCCTTCTCCCGAAGTTACGGGGGCATTTTGCCGAGTTCCTTAACCATAGTTCACCCGAACGCCTTAGTATCCTCAACCAGACCACCTGTGTCGGTTTCCGGTACGGGCCGTGCACACACATCGCTAGAGGCTTTTCTCGACAGCACAGGCACATCAAACATCCCCAACAATCTGGGTACGCATCACGCCTCACCCTTAAATGCAGAACGGATTTACCTATCCTGCGGGCC from the Corynebacterium durum genome contains:
- a CDS encoding MauE/DoxX family redox-associated membrane protein — encoded protein: MVTTAIGFIARFGLAVVWLVSGWQKLADPVTTKQSVAAYELFSRDVSDLIGTALPVIEIALGVMLLAGIFLRATAAVSGVIFAVFIAGIISAWARGLTIDCGCFGGGGYNANVTAWTYLSEILRDLVFAAGAVWVVKWPFKKWALYV
- a CDS encoding CrcB family protein produces the protein MTTILQIAFGGFLGGSLRYLLCRLPHGLLLANTIACFLLGLSQHSPFLAVGIAGALSTWSSLAAHLGPLLRTSRARFVRSICATTLCGYAAILIGLSV
- a CDS encoding fluoride efflux transporter family protein, yielding MGIIPPSIRDILTVGIGAALGAVTRFLITSTIPVGGLWSLLAINIAGCFLMGLIRPGLFWGTGFLGGFTSFSTYMLFAHHLFIDAPPLQAATYLLVTSASCIGAWILGDWIHSLRPEAAA
- a CDS encoding SRPBCC family protein, with the translated sequence MDLKDFQYSESILIDAPAHHVYDLVTDVTRTGEWSPIVETCWWKEPSDHAEVGAWFIGRNVTPERTWETESLVTEAQRPIAFQWAVNGGVVRWGYTIAPTDTGCELTETWELTQQGLDFFREKYGDDAENQLADRRAAALAGIPATLVRIKEIAETAA
- a CDS encoding DsbA family protein, whose amino-acid sequence is MSSKIKSPNESSNGFLWALLAVIVIAAVVVGYIVINGQKSHGGGGGSNDIAAQWEKQNVSFTETFADDAVTLKSASATAETPTVDLYEDFSCPHCSELAIASDDAMKDAIDQGKLVVNVRTLNFLDRGQDTDKGHSTRAGTAALAVAKSGDANLYWNFRAMLMNNQKDVYNKWDNEQFAKAAETLGASEDVTKAIKDEKEKDAFLKMKDTNTSKLEGLGRGVSSPRVINKDGQDVSVVDSSQQVSDAWVAQVTGS
- the pgm gene encoding phosphoglucomutase (alpha-D-glucose-1,6-bisphosphate-dependent), translating into MAHERAGLVAEDRDLIDIAEVVTAYYTRIPDVENPDQQVAFGTSGHRGSSLDSAFNENHIHATTQAIVDYRTQQGINGPIFIGRDTHALSEPAMVSALEVLLANDVAVLVDDRGRYTPTPAVSHAILAHNAKLPGGVTGTDPKRADGIVITPSHNPPRDGGFKYNPPNGGPADTDATDWIANRANELLRAGLTGVKRVPVSGVLDSRCTPYNYLDTYIADLPNVVNIEAIRSSGLSIGADPMGGASVDYWGAIADAHRLNLTVVNPKVDATWRFMTLDTDGKIRMDCSSPNSMASLVHNRSKFDIATGNDADADRHGIVTPDFGLMNPNHYLAVAIEYLFGNRPGWSPETAVGKTLVSSSMIDRVVGALGRRLEEVPVGFKWFVPGLIDGTIGFGGEESAGASFLRHDGTVWSTDKDGIILDLLASEITAVTGKTPSQRYAELAEQYGAPVYARTDANATREQKAVLKALSPEQVTATTLAGEEITAKLTHAPGNGAPIGGLKVCTENAWFAARPSGTEDKYKIYAESFLGEEHLAKVQSEAAELVDDVLGG